AAAAATGAACCTTCAGAGTTGgcatttctgggatttttttgctttctttcatatTGGCACATATCTTGGCATCACCTCTAATATTGTACTgtatgttcatggatagaaagtctcaatattgccaaaatgtaGTTCCCAATTTGCTCTATAGAGTCAAtgtaatcccaataaaaattccagcaagttattttgtggatatcaataattattttttaaagactatataGAGAAGCAGAAGACAGAGAGTagtcaacacaatattgaagaagaacacTGTTAGGGGACTGACACTACCAAACTTCAAGTCTTAttgtaaaactacagtaatcaagacagtgtggtattcgTGAAAGAGTAGGTAAATTGGTCAGCGggacagaatggagagcccagaaagaaactcaTATACATAAAACcagctgatctttgacaaaggagcaaagacaatacaatggagcaaagacagtcttttcaacaaataatactggaacaactggacatcaacatgaaaataaaatgaatctagacacaagccttcaaaaattaaatcataatgaGTCAAAGCCTTAACTTTGAAAGCAAAATCATAAAACTTTTGAGCAaaggtagtcttttcaacaaataatactggaacaactggacatcaacatgaaaataaaatgaatctagacacaagccttcaaaaattaaatcataatgaGTCAGAGCCTTAAATTTGAAagcaaaatcataaaattttagaagttaacataagaaaaaataggaTACCTTGGACAAAGCAATGACTGTCtagataaaatacctaagaaatgatactgaaagaaataattgatgaacttcattaaaattaaaatttctgctctgcgAAAGACACTTTCAAGATAATTAGAAGACAAGCCGAAGCCTGagaaaaaatattggcaaaagaCATACGTGAAAAAGGATtataatgcaaaatataaaaggaatctaaaaacaCAACAATAAGAGACTGAACAACTtgatttaaaatggacaaaagtcctgaacagacacttcactggagaagatacacagatgttaaataagcatatgaaaagatgctccacattatATATCATTAGGACATTGCAACTTAAAAGAGCAATAAGagaccactacatacctattaaaatggccaaaattcaaAACATCAACAACCTCAAGTGCTGATGAGCATATGAACTAATAGGAATTCTCAtttactgttggtgagaatgcaaagatggtacagccactttggaagacagcttggccgtttcttataaaactaaagataCCCTTACTATACAATACAGCAATCactttccttggtatttacccaaaggagttgaaaaattAAGTCCTACACACATGTTTACACCAGCTTTAGTCATAAGTACCAAAActgggaagcaaccaagatattcttcagtaggtgaagggataaacaaactgggatgtatccagacaatggaatattgttcagtgctaaaaggaaaagaatactaTTAAGAAAAGAGACGGCCCTGCGAACATGGCACTGCGAGTGGCGCGGAGCGTGCGAGCCGTGGTCTGCAGACTGCGAGACATCTCTGTGCCCAACGCGCCTTGCTCGCCGCAGCCCTGGGGACTGCGGGCGGGCGCCATCCGGGTGCTGCACACCAGCCCCACTCTGCTGTTGGGTCGTAAATTCACAGACAAACATGAATGGGTAACAACAGAAAACGGTGTTGGAACCGTGGGAATCAGCAATTTTGCACAGGAAGCTTTGGGAGATGTTGTTTACTGTAGTCTGCCTGAAGTTGGGACAAAATTGAACAAACAAGAGGAATTTGGTGCTTTGGAAAGTGTGAAAGCTGCTAGTCAACTCTATTCTCCTCTATCAGGAGAAGTAACTGAAATTAATGAAGCTCTAGCAGAAAATCCAGGACTTGTCAACACATCTTGTTATGAAGATGGTTGGCTGATCAAGATGACACTCAGTAACCCTTCAGAACTAGATGAACTAATGAGTGAAGAAGCatatgagaaatacataaaatctatTGAGGAGTGAAAATGGAACCCCTAAATAAACTAGTTTGAAACAACTTAATCTAGCATAGTTGTCTTAAATTAGTGgtggatagatttttaaaaagcaacttttagCAAAAGAAACTACTTGGGTCAAAATACTCAATGAACTTGCCACTGGAAATAAATGACAGTGGAGAAAAGTTTGTTAGTTGTATAGTGTCCAGTGAAGAACATTATTATCTTAATTTTGCAATATACTGTGTTTGCTGGTCCTATTTTTATACAGTGAAGCAACAGCCTTtcaggaaaataagaaacagtttaataataaaatattcaacttcttaaaaaaaaagaaaagagatggaggAACATTAGATGCATACTATTAAGTGAaggaaaccaatctgaaaaggctcttactgtatgattccaactacatgacattatggaaaaggaaaactcATGGAGATAGTAAAATGACCAGTGGCTTCCAGGGTTAGGAGGAGGGAAGTATGAATAGATGAATGACAGAGGATattttttagggcaatgaaattATATTCTATGATACTATCAAGGTGGattcatgtcattatacatttgtcaaaacgcaTAATATGCACAACATCAAGAGTAAACCTTAATTAAAGTATGGACTTTGGATGACAGTCATGGTCAATGTAGGTTCATGTTTGTAACAGATGTATCACTctgatgggggatgttgataaggggggaggctatgcatgtggaGGAGAAGGAAGTATATGAGAACCCTGTACTTTCTGCTCCATTTTGCTCTGAACCTTTAACTgctctacaaaaaaaaatctattaaaaaaacacttagaGATGATcgaaaaggaaaacacaacataccaaaacttatgggataagGTTAAGTCATTGTTAACAAGAAAAGATAGAGCTGTGAATGAATACACTAAAAAAGAAGAACCTCATTTCAATAGCCTAATTTTACaccttgaagaaataaattttttaaaaaaatcaaataaaccaaaagatagcagaaataaaggaaacaataaagttTAGAGtggagataaataaaatgagaatcaaCGAAACAATAGAgagaatcaacaaatatttaaaatcagaaatgaacgTGGAGATTTACTACTAAATTTACAGAAACAAATGGGATTGTAATAGATTACTATGAACAAAAAACTATCCCAACAATTTAGATAACCTAGACACAATGGACAAGTTCTTGGAAATATACAAATTCTGAAAACTGACTCAAGGTGAAATGTAAGATATCAACAGAACATTAATAAGAGATTGGATCAGTATTCAATCccctggtgggggatgttgataatgggggaggctcccaattaaaataaaaagcccaAGGAAAGATTGATTCACTGCTGAcaactatcaaacatttaaagaagaattaacaccaattcttcaCAAAAAGTTCTACAacattaaagagaaggaaaaaaattcctaactcattctattagGCCAAATTAATTCTGATATCAAGGACAagtaaagacaaggaaaaaaaaacatagaccATTATTCCTGATGATTACAGATGCAACAAAAGAATAGCAAACtgaaaccaacagcacattaaaaagattacacatcatgaccaaatgggatgTATCCTACACATGCAAGGATGTTTTGACTAAAAAAATCAGTCAAGGTAATGTATTATATTAATCGAACTAGTGaaataaatactttctaaatTGACATTGAAAAGTATGTAACAATATTCAATGCCCTTTTGTgatataaacacttaaaaaacGAAGACTTTAATGGGTCTTTTTCAACATAGTAA
The sequence above is a segment of the Physeter macrocephalus isolate SW-GA chromosome 12, ASM283717v5, whole genome shotgun sequence genome. Coding sequences within it:
- the LOC112062707 gene encoding glycine cleavage system H protein, mitochondrial-like, which produces MALRVARSVRAVVCRLRDISVPNAPCSPQPWGLRAGAIRVLHTSPTLLLGRKFTDKHEWVTTENGVGTVGISNFAQEALGDVVYCSLPEVGTKLNKQEEFGALESVKAASQLYSPLSGEVTEINEALAENPGLVNTSCYEDGWLIKMTLSNPSELDELMSEEAYEKYIKSIEE